The following DNA comes from Candidatus Nezhaarchaeales archaeon.
GGCTAACGGTGTAAACGACGAACTCCGTTGATCCATAAACCTGCAAGATTGGTACGCCTACCTTTTCTTTCCACCTCCTGTAAATCTCTGTGGGTAAGAGGTCGCCAGCACTCCAACAGTACTTAAGGGAGCTTAAATCATACATATCAAACCTATCGTTTTCAAGAAGCCTACGGTAAAGCGTTGGAACTCCAGCGAAAAGCGTAGCCTTATGCCTCTCTATACTGTCCAGTATAGCGTCGTGGCTAACGCCTCGAGGTAACACTACGCAGGTGTTTGCTTTAAAAATGATGACGCCAAAGAACATGTCCTGCCAGAACATGTGGAAGAGGGGGCCGGAAAAGACGAAAACGTGCTTCGCCTCTTCAATTCCATCGTACACGTTAACGAAGTCCTTGTAACCGCTCATCACGAAGGAGTGGGTATGCACTATGCCCTTAGGCAGCCCCGTGGTTCCACCAGTATAAAGTATGTGGCACTCGTCATCGCCAGTGATCGCGAGCTCAGGTAGACGTGGAGAGCGCTTTAACACCTCTTTAAACGAGTACACGCATCCCTCGCGCCGTACGGTACCTTCAGGGACTTTATCGAAAACCTTACCGAAGAGCCTTTTCCACCATGGAAGCAGGTCAGCCATGTTGGAGTAAATTATCCTCTTAACCTTGCTTTTAGACGCTACGTCAACGGCGTAGCCAAAGTTCGTATCCCCGCATACGATGGTTTCAGCTCCACAGTTATTCGCCATGTAGGATACTTCATAGGAGGTGTAGATCGGCGATACAGGCACTGGGACGGCCTTAATCCTTTGAGCTCCCAGGTAAGCTATGACCCATTGAGGGCTGTTACCAATGTATAGGATTACGCGGTCACCCTGCCTAACACCTAGTTCGTAAAGGCCTGCGGCAAAACCTTCAACCAGCTCCTTCAACCTTGAATAGGTGAACTTTTCGCCTAGGTATATCAGCGCGATATTATCAGGGTACCTACGGCAAACCTTTTCAAAGGCTTCGTAAATAGTGCTTGAAGCCAGTATTTCCGAGGTAAGCTCCGTCACCATTCCGGCTCAGAGCTAACCATTAACACCTCTTAATTTAAGCTTTACTTTGAACTTATCGGACGTGGCAACTCAACGCAGAGCTTACGTTAAAACTCCTAACATAGTGTTGGGCTTGTCTCAAAACTCCATTCCCTAACTTGACCGCTCAACCTTTTGTTAAGAGTTTGAGGCGACTTCATTAACTAGTCAACTTGAGCAATGTAGTTTCGAAGCAGGCTTGCATTAGGGTGGAAGTATTAAGTTGCCACGTCCGGGAACTCGGCGTAGAAGGTTGTGCTTGCCTCGGGCTTAACGGGGTTGAGGCCGGTTAAGGGGGTGGCGGCCGCTGTTCTACCCTTGTAGGCTAGGTGTGTTACCATCGCCTCCGCTTCACCTACGTTTCTAACGGTTACGTAGACCGCTCCGCCCTGTATGATCGGCGTGCCGAGGACCTGCAGCGTTGCACGTTTCCCCGCATGCATCTTAAGGCTTATGGGCACGGCTAGGAGGCCTAAGGCTATGAAGGCGATGAGCGTGAAGAGCAGGCCGTACCCTACGCCGCGCCTATCCCTTAAGACGCTCTTCAGTTCCTCCTCACCGCTCCTCGGGGCTTTCACGTAGGGGTGATGACTTCCTCGGGCTTAACCATGCTTTTCAGCCTTCGCTCGATCCTCTCCATCCTCCTCAACACGTCGAGCCTGCCCAGCTCCCTCATCTTCTGCTCCGCCAGCTCAACTGCTTCCGGTAGCCTACGCGCGGCTTCAACCAGTTTATCGACTTCTTCAGGTGTTAGTGAGCCTAGCTTGAGGAGCGCGTTTAAGGCTTGCTCGCTGCTCCTCAGCCTCTGGTCGAGCTCCAACACCTTAAGGGTTAAGGCGTCCAGAGGCTTAACTAGGCCGCTTAAGGCTTGTTCAAGGCTTGTCAGCTTTTGCTCCGCGCTTAACGCTTTAGCTTTTAACTCGTTGAGCGGCGCGGTTAAGCCAGACACGGTTCGTTCTAGGTTCGTTAACCTCTGCTCAAGGCTTAAAGCGGTTAAACCCGTCAGCTCGCTTAACCCTTTAGCTTCAGCGGTAGTCCTTAAGCCGGGTTTAACGGTCTTCAGCTCCTCGCGTAGCTTAACGACCTCTCCTTTAAGGCCTTCCACCAAGCCCCTTAAGTCCTGCTTAACACCTTCAAGCGTCTCCGGTGCGGCTCCGCTTAAGGTCTTCGCTAGGGCCTCCACGCTTCCTTTAAGCGACGCTAGTTCGGCCTGTACGGCTTCCAGCGCTTCAAGGTAGGTTTTGGCTTTCTTCACCGCCGTTAAGGGTGTTTCGGCGCCCAGCGGCGTTACCAGTTTAACCTTATCCTTGCTCATGCCTTAACGCCCTCGAAGAAGCTTGAAGCTAAAGCCAAGGCGTCGGGGTTTTCGCGTTTAAGCGTAACCGTTACTGTTGGGAGGGATGAAGCCGTGTTTACGCTTACCCACGCCTTCTCGCCTATGTAGCGGGCCTTCACGCTGTAGCCGTGGTGTGCTAAGAGGTTCGCGGCCTCTAGGGAGGTTAAGGCGTTCGGGGCCGGTGAAACGATGCATACCTTGTCCGGCGACCGCTTAACGCTCGGCTCGAGGACCTCGGCTAGGCTTGAAGCGTTGTAGGCTGAGCCGGGCTCGAAGGGCGTAACCCTAACGGCTCTAAGCGTAGCCGTCCTTAAAGCCTCTGAGGGCGCTCCTACCTCAGGCGTCCTTGAAGCTTTGAGGCTTCCCGCGTACCTGTACCATGCGTAGCGGTTTTCGGCCTCGAGGAAGTACGGTAGGCTTCGAGCCGGCGTTTTCCTCAAGGCTATTTCCTCAATCGTTCTCCAAGCGGCTCCCCTAGGCGTAAGCCCGAAGGCCTTGCCGTGCTTCTCCTCGAAGTCTAAGTGTAGCTTTAAGGGTTGTTCCTCAAGGTTTAACCTGCCCTTCGCAACCGCTTCTAGGAGGCGCCTGTGAACAGCGTCGCCGTACTCCTCGATGCCTTTGAGGAGCTTAACCTTGGCCAGCCCCGTTTCCGCCCCGCGCCGTTGAAATGCTAGTTGAGGGTTGCTTAAGAGGGTTAAGCCGCGCGTCAGCCCAGCCCTGGCCGGTGCTCCCTGCTCCCATATTTTTACGCCGACTGCTTTAAGGCCCTCCTTTAACGCTTTACCCGGCTCCTCCCTCAACGCTTTGTAGGCTTCGCTCAGCCTTAGCTTGGCCCCCGTTAAGCCTTCACGGGTCATTTCCTCCAGGGCCCGTTGAACGTATCCTTCCTCTGCTAATGCTTTAAGCTTAAGGCTTAATGCTTTAAGCTCGAAGAGGAGGGCCTTATCGTCAAGCTTTGAAGCCGAGGCGAGGAGGCGCGTTGAAGACCTCAAGAAGATATGCGGAGGCTACGACGGTGAAAACCCCTACTGGAACGACGTTTACATTGGAACGCTTCAAGACTTCAAGGTCGGTGAAGCCGTATCGCGCTTCCTCGGAGCGTTACTAGGCATGCCTAAGCTAGACCTATCGTCAGTTGAGGAGGAGGCTAGGCGTACACTTCACTTATTAAAGCACACACGTTAATTGAAGCTGAAAGGCTTAACCAGTAAGCTCAACCGAGTTAAACGCGGAAACTGCAACGGCAAGCTCTACGTTACAAGCAACTACCAAAGCATACTTTTCTACTGTTACTGTGGAAGCCTCATAACTAGTGAGGAGTAAAGGAGTAAACATCGTCTCAAGGTCAACTATGGTTCTACGCGCGTTTAACATTGCTATTCAATTTAAATTTACGTACCGCTAGCTGTAGGCTTCCTAAGCATTAAGGAGCCCACGGCCCCGATTAATGATCCTAGAGCGGCAATAAGGAAGGAATAGCCGAAAACGCGGGTAGCTTCTATTACGTAGCCACCGATAGTAGGCCCTATGGCTTGCCCTATCCCGAAGAATAACGTTACAAACCCCGCAGCGGCCGATCTTAACTCAGGGCTGACGTAGTCAGCGGCGGCTACAACGGCTACTGTTGGTAAGCTCCAAGCTGAGATGCCGAAGATGATCGCTGATAAGTATAAGCCGGGTGTTGTAACGGTAACACCAAATAATAGGTATGAAAAGGTTAGAGCCACGTACGCTAAAGCCATACCGTACTTACGCCCTAAGACGTCAGATACCCAGCCCCATATAATGCCGCTTAAAATGCTTAAAATGCCAACCATGAACCATAACGATCCAGATACTTCCTGCGTCCATCCAAGTGTTTGTAGGTAGGCCGCGAAGAAGGTTACGTAGATGATGTAGGAGAAGCCGTACATGAAGTAGATGAAACCTACAAGCCATATTCCCCAGTTTTTATATACCAAACTCCACCTTAAACTTGAAGCGGTACTACTCGGCCCTCCAGAGCTACTTTGCCCGGCGCCTACAGGTTTTAACCCTAAATCCTCAGGTTTATTTCTTAGTAGAGCGTAATCGATTAACGCTATAACTAAGAGCGTAGCCCCCAAGTAGTACCAAGCGTACCTCCACCCCTCAGCCTCGTAGGCTCTGAGGATTAAAGGTACGATAAGCCCTGAAAGCGCAAACCCAACACCTATCCCGGCTGAAACCACGCCAGTAGCACGCCCCCTTAACTTAGACGCGAACCATATTGATGGCAGCGCCATAGCCGGTAGGTAAGCTCCACCGTTTCCGAGCCCTGTAAACAGACGGGCGAAGAAGGCGTGCTCAAAGCTTACGGAAAAACCGGTAAGTATCATGGTGGCACCCATTAAAAGAGCCGATAGCGATATTACGATCCTTGAACCGTATCTACTGGCTAGAAGTCCGCCGAGGGTAGCTAATGTCAAGTAGCCGATAAAGTTACCAGTAGCTATAAGGCCCATTTGGAAGTAGTCTAGGTTTAATCCGACCTTCATGGGTAAAAGGATTAAAGAGTAAGCGAAGCGGCCGAAGCCATGCGCTCCTAGCACCGTTAAGAACCCAGAAAGTACGATAACCCACCCGTAATGAAGAGGATTACGCTTCATAAGACGACTCCTAAAATATGGAGGCAGAGCCATTTAGGTTTTACTACTGGTGTTTATAGAAACCCAGCATCTCCTTGTTACTTCGTTTATTATGTTTAGTATTGTTGTGGATGATTTTTATCCGGCTTATTATTGTTTAGTTTGAAGCTGCGGAACCTTTTTATGTTTTAACGATCTGAATACTTATTCTACCTAAATTCGAACGTTACGTGTTTACGTTTAGCTTTAACGTATTCTAACGCGTTATACCATGGCCCTCCGCCGTATACGTATCAGCGTTAAAACCAAGCCTACCTACAATCCTTAACGCATCTATGGAAGCTCTACCATCAAAGCTTACGTAAACTAAAGCAGTAAAAAGGCTTAGAAAAGAACCGTCAAAAACCTTAACAAACGTTAGAAAGCATTAATAAAAACTAATGGACTGTTATAAACACTACTACTGAACCGTTCAGCCTACGTAGCTTTAGTCTTGCGGAGTTGGTTTACGCGGCGCTTTACATATTCGTACGTTAATGCTGGATCAGCTTGTCCTCGTGTAAGCTTCATTACTAAGCCTACTAAGTGGTGGATGACCTTATCATCCTTAACGGCTGCCTCTACGTCCTCTGGGTGCTCTTTAAATACTTGGTTAACAAGGTTTTCTATCCGTTTCTTATCCGTGATTACTTTCAACCCTTC
Coding sequences within:
- a CDS encoding long-chain fatty acid--CoA ligase, encoding MVTELTSEILASSTIYEAFEKVCRRYPDNIALIYLGEKFTYSRLKELVEGFAAGLYELGVRQGDRVILYIGNSPQWVIAYLGAQRIKAVPVPVSPIYTSYEVSYMANNCGAETIVCGDTNFGYAVDVASKSKVKRIIYSNMADLLPWWKRLFGKVFDKVPEGTVRREGCVYSFKEVLKRSPRLPELAITGDDECHILYTGGTTGLPKGIVHTHSFVMSGYKDFVNVYDGIEEAKHVFVFSGPLFHMFWQDMFFGVIIFKANTCVVLPRGVSHDAILDSIERHKATLFAGVPTLYRRLLENDRFDMYDLSSLKYCWSAGDLLPTEIYRRWKEKVGVPILQVYGSTEFVVYTVSPLYDNEPAPPRVGIKVPSRQLLIVDAETLKPVPPGEPGELLVSADHAPTSYIERPEETSKSFVELNGKIWFRTGDYVRMDEKGFYYFVDRSPDV
- a CDS encoding MFS transporter; translation: MKRNPLHYGWVIVLSGFLTVLGAHGFGRFAYSLILLPMKVGLNLDYFQMGLIATGNFIGYLTLATLGGLLASRYGSRIVISLSALLMGATMILTGFSVSFEHAFFARLFTGLGNGGAYLPAMALPSIWFASKLRGRATGVVSAGIGVGFALSGLIVPLILRAYEAEGWRYAWYYLGATLLVIALIDYALLRNKPEDLGLKPVGAGQSSSGGPSSTASSLRWSLVYKNWGIWLVGFIYFMYGFSYIIYVTFFAAYLQTLGWTQEVSGSLWFMVGILSILSGIIWGWVSDVLGRKYGMALAYVALTFSYLLFGVTVTTPGLYLSAIIFGISAWSLPTVAVVAAADYVSPELRSAAAGFVTLFFGIGQAIGPTIGGYVIEATRVFGYSFLIAALGSLIGAVGSLMLRKPTASGT